From the Hevea brasiliensis isolate MT/VB/25A 57/8 chromosome 15, ASM3005281v1, whole genome shotgun sequence genome, one window contains:
- the LOC110654091 gene encoding uncharacterized protein LOC110654091 isoform X3, protein MSWRYKAGLFLIAAVVIIWVTSEEVSQLLHLFSGFLIEAAELGIESANDLSPQVEGRPLILRRKDDFNVLKHDKELTNREIATYGFYIAPIWLVTVVMHIAAATEINSRLIPNLRNLHTNLLTTLLSKSTEFKDIVKIGRTHIQDATPLILGQEFSGYTTQLWRREIDNAS, encoded by the exons ATGAGTTGGAGATATAAGGCTGGTTTGTTCTTGATAGCTGCTGTTGTTATTATATGGGTCACCTCTGAGGAAGTCAGCCAG ctGTTACATTTGTTTTCTGGTTTCTTAATTGAAGCTGCGGAGCTAGGTATAGAGAGTGCCAATG ACCTTTCACCACAAGTAGAGGGAAGGCCTTTGATTCTCAGACGCAAAGATGATTTTAATGTGTTGAAACATGACAAAGAGCTTACAAATAGAGAAATTGCCACCTATGGTTTTTATATTGCCCCAATCTGGCTTGTAACAGTG GTAATGCACATTGCAGCTGCAACAGAAATAAATTCAAGAttaataccaaatttgagaaattTGCACACTAATTTGCTCACTACACTACTTTCAAAG TCTACTGAATTCAAAGATATTGTCAAAATTGGTCGCACACACATTCAAGATGCAACACCTTTGATTCTCGGGCAAGAGTTTAGTGGCTATACCACACAA ttatggaggagagaaatCGATAATGCGAGCTGA
- the LOC110654091 gene encoding uncharacterized protein LOC110654091 isoform X2: protein MKIGSLSFETVTDFEGGWHLCLDYRYLFQEFNHYSLLAAVVIIWVTSEEVSQLLHLFSGFLIEAAELGIESANDLSPQVEGRPLILRRKDDFNVLKHDKELTNREIATYGFYIAPIWLVTVVMHIAAATEINSRLIPNLRNLHTNLLTTLLSKSTEFKDIVKIGRTHIQDATPLILGQEFSGYTTQLIV from the exons ATGAAGATTGGGTCACTAA GTTTCGAAACTGTTACTGATTTTGAAGGTGGTTGGCATTTATGTCTGGATTATCGATACctgtttcaagaattcaaccattACTCTTTGCTAG CTGCTGTTGTTATTATATGGGTCACCTCTGAGGAAGTCAGCCAG ctGTTACATTTGTTTTCTGGTTTCTTAATTGAAGCTGCGGAGCTAGGTATAGAGAGTGCCAATG ACCTTTCACCACAAGTAGAGGGAAGGCCTTTGATTCTCAGACGCAAAGATGATTTTAATGTGTTGAAACATGACAAAGAGCTTACAAATAGAGAAATTGCCACCTATGGTTTTTATATTGCCCCAATCTGGCTTGTAACAGTG GTAATGCACATTGCAGCTGCAACAGAAATAAATTCAAGAttaataccaaatttgagaaattTGCACACTAATTTGCTCACTACACTACTTTCAAAG TCTACTGAATTCAAAGATATTGTCAAAATTGGTCGCACACACATTCAAGATGCAACACCTTTGATTCTCGGGCAAGAGTTTAGTGGCTATACCACACAA TTGATTGTATGA
- the LOC110654091 gene encoding uncharacterized protein LOC110654091 isoform X4 has protein sequence MKIGSLSFETVTDFEGGWHLCLDYRYLFQEFNHYSLLDLSPQVEGRPLILRRKDDFNVLKHDKELTNREIATYGFYIAPIWLVTVVMHIAAATEINSRLIPNLRNLHTNLLTTLLSKSTEFKDIVKIGRTHIQDATPLILGQEFSGYTTQLWRREIDNAS, from the exons ATGAAGATTGGGTCACTAA GTTTCGAAACTGTTACTGATTTTGAAGGTGGTTGGCATTTATGTCTGGATTATCGATACctgtttcaagaattcaaccattACTCTTTGCTAG ACCTTTCACCACAAGTAGAGGGAAGGCCTTTGATTCTCAGACGCAAAGATGATTTTAATGTGTTGAAACATGACAAAGAGCTTACAAATAGAGAAATTGCCACCTATGGTTTTTATATTGCCCCAATCTGGCTTGTAACAGTG GTAATGCACATTGCAGCTGCAACAGAAATAAATTCAAGAttaataccaaatttgagaaattTGCACACTAATTTGCTCACTACACTACTTTCAAAG TCTACTGAATTCAAAGATATTGTCAAAATTGGTCGCACACACATTCAAGATGCAACACCTTTGATTCTCGGGCAAGAGTTTAGTGGCTATACCACACAA ttatggaggagagaaatCGATAATGCGAGCTGA
- the LOC110654091 gene encoding uncharacterized protein LOC110654091 isoform X1, protein MKIGSLSFETVTDFEGGWHLCLDYRYLFQEFNHYSLLAAVVIIWVTSEEVSQLLHLFSGFLIEAAELGIESANDLSPQVEGRPLILRRKDDFNVLKHDKELTNREIATYGFYIAPIWLVTVVMHIAAATEINSRLIPNLRNLHTNLLTTLLSKSTEFKDIVKIGRTHIQDATPLILGQEFSGYTTQLWRREIDNAS, encoded by the exons ATGAAGATTGGGTCACTAA GTTTCGAAACTGTTACTGATTTTGAAGGTGGTTGGCATTTATGTCTGGATTATCGATACctgtttcaagaattcaaccattACTCTTTGCTAG CTGCTGTTGTTATTATATGGGTCACCTCTGAGGAAGTCAGCCAG ctGTTACATTTGTTTTCTGGTTTCTTAATTGAAGCTGCGGAGCTAGGTATAGAGAGTGCCAATG ACCTTTCACCACAAGTAGAGGGAAGGCCTTTGATTCTCAGACGCAAAGATGATTTTAATGTGTTGAAACATGACAAAGAGCTTACAAATAGAGAAATTGCCACCTATGGTTTTTATATTGCCCCAATCTGGCTTGTAACAGTG GTAATGCACATTGCAGCTGCAACAGAAATAAATTCAAGAttaataccaaatttgagaaattTGCACACTAATTTGCTCACTACACTACTTTCAAAG TCTACTGAATTCAAAGATATTGTCAAAATTGGTCGCACACACATTCAAGATGCAACACCTTTGATTCTCGGGCAAGAGTTTAGTGGCTATACCACACAA ttatggaggagagaaatCGATAATGCGAGCTGA